The Clostridium sp. AWRP genome has a window encoding:
- a CDS encoding DUF3298 and DUF4163 domain-containing protein has translation MPHNYNISKNICPFAKCFFRNESSSGVILNTAKISPEKFSISYPFIPNPNKDQIINRINTSIINEVSKLFTSQVLFPEKIDFNEILGTYDVMLNKNGLLSILFNMYTYVNKAAHGFTAYSSITLNVNTGQIYTFSDLFNPKIYYVGFLNELANQYIKDNNITLINEYKGITPNQEYYLTPNSLVLYYQVYEYTPYYYGIFEIELPYSKIKNLLSPTSPINMLRHLK, from the coding sequence ATGCCACATAATTATAATATTTCAAAAAATATCTGTCCATTTGCTAAATGTTTTTTCAGAAATGAGTCCAGCAGCGGGGTTATATTAAATACAGCAAAGATATCACCTGAAAAATTTAGCATAAGCTATCCATTCATACCAAATCCAAATAAGGATCAAATAATAAATAGGATAAATACTTCTATTATAAATGAAGTAAGTAAACTTTTTACATCTCAAGTCTTATTCCCAGAAAAAATAGATTTTAATGAAATTTTAGGTACTTATGACGTAATGTTAAATAAAAACGGTCTTTTAAGTATACTATTTAATATGTATACTTATGTAAATAAAGCTGCTCACGGATTTACAGCTTATTCTTCCATAACATTAAACGTTAATACAGGACAAATATACACCTTCAGCGATTTATTTAACCCTAAAATCTATTATGTAGGTTTCTTAAATGAACTTGCTAATCAATATATTAAGGACAATAACATTACACTGATAAATGAGTACAAAGGTATAACTCCAAATCAAGAGTATTACCTTACTCCTAATTCGCTAGTACTTTATTACCAAGTTTACGAATACACGCCTTACTACTATGGAATTTTTGAAATTGAATTGCCTTATAGTAAAATAAAAAATCTTTTAAGTCCAACAAGTCCAATAAATATGCTTAGGCATTTGAAATAA
- a CDS encoding HDOD domain-containing protein: MDAFIARQPIFNKKERVVAYELLYRDSFENYYNGSDEDKATCNVIANVFSLAGVDKITWGKKAFINFPKNLITDDIIPMLPKNVVIEILETVEPTPRVVNACRYLKECGYTLALDDFIFDKKYIELLDLTDIVKVDFKMARYEKKFILNNTKNNNIKFLAEKVETQEDYNKAKNLGYDLFQGYFFSEPTVVSTKDIPKEKLIYVEILSELSKKNVDIVKLKSLVIKDLSIVYKFLKIINSCMYGLKSKIVSPHQAITYLGEVESCKWLYVIVLGSMGSYRSSEIVRASLVRAKFCERIGSRLYPDDLEKQYNFFIVGMLSMLDVILERNMESLSGELFLEKDVREALIGKNNKYKEVLNLIISYERARWDECTEFSKKLNIDISTVVKEYIFALNWANII, from the coding sequence TTGGATGCATTTATAGCTAGACAGCCGATATTTAATAAAAAGGAAAGGGTTGTAGCTTATGAATTACTTTATAGGGATAGTTTTGAAAATTACTATAATGGAAGTGATGAAGATAAAGCTACTTGTAATGTCATAGCAAACGTTTTTTCTCTCGCTGGAGTAGATAAAATTACATGGGGTAAAAAGGCGTTTATTAATTTCCCTAAAAATCTTATAACGGATGATATTATTCCAATGTTACCTAAGAATGTAGTAATTGAAATACTTGAAACCGTTGAGCCGACTCCAAGAGTAGTGAATGCGTGTAGATATTTGAAAGAGTGTGGCTATACACTTGCACTTGATGATTTTATATTTGATAAAAAGTACATAGAATTATTGGATTTGACAGATATAGTTAAAGTGGATTTTAAGATGGCAAGATATGAAAAGAAGTTTATATTAAATAATACTAAAAACAATAATATTAAATTCTTAGCTGAAAAAGTTGAAACGCAAGAAGACTATAATAAAGCAAAAAATTTAGGATATGACCTTTTTCAGGGATATTTTTTTAGTGAGCCAACTGTAGTATCAACTAAAGATATTCCAAAGGAAAAGTTAATATATGTAGAAATACTTTCTGAATTAAGTAAAAAAAATGTAGATATTGTAAAGTTAAAATCACTTGTAATAAAAGATTTATCTATAGTATATAAATTTTTAAAAATTATAAATTCATGTATGTATGGGCTTAAAAGTAAAATTGTTTCACCTCATCAAGCAATAACCTATCTTGGTGAAGTAGAATCTTGCAAATGGCTTTATGTTATAGTTTTAGGAAGTATGGGATCATATAGGTCAAGTGAGATAGTAAGGGCATCTCTTGTAAGGGCTAAATTTTGTGAAAGAATTGGATCAAGGTTATACCCTGATGATTTGGAAAAGCAGTATAATTTCTTTATAGTAGGTATGCTTTCTATGCTTGATGTAATACTTGAAAGGAATATGGAAAGTCTATCAGGTGAACTGTTTTTAGAGAAGGATGTAAGAGAAGCTTTAATTGGAAAAAATAACAAATATAAGGAAGTTCTTAATTTAATAATTTCCTACGAAAGGGCTAGATGGGATGAATGTACAGAATTTTCAAAGAAGTTAAATATAGATATAAGTACAGTTGTGAAAGAATACATTTTTGCATTGAATTGGGCTAATATAATATGA
- a CDS encoding NAD(P)H-dependent oxidoreductase: protein MKILVINDSQNEDKLGKKIRERTVKMLKSQKIEFKDYNLNLEDLHHCIGCFNCWIKTPGICVFDDLGRNICEDFIKSDVVLYVGPIKYGCYSSVIKRSLDRQIPNILPFFEEVNGEMHHSPRYDKYPELVALGYGEDVSSEEEETFSSLVTANGINLQKSGAKAYVCKNDVDIDEYINNFEIYLEEREVR, encoded by the coding sequence ATGAAAATATTAGTTATAAATGACAGTCAAAATGAAGATAAGCTTGGAAAGAAAATAAGAGAGAGAACTGTGAAAATGCTTAAAAGTCAAAAAATTGAATTTAAAGATTACAATTTAAATCTAGAGGATTTACACCATTGTATTGGTTGCTTTAACTGTTGGATTAAAACGCCGGGCATTTGTGTATTTGATGACCTGGGAAGAAATATATGCGAGGATTTTATAAAAAGTGATGTTGTATTGTATGTAGGCCCAATAAAATATGGATGTTACAGTTCTGTTATAAAAAGATCACTGGATAGGCAAATACCTAATATACTTCCGTTTTTTGAAGAAGTGAATGGAGAAATGCATCATTCACCACGTTATGACAAGTATCCAGAACTAGTTGCTTTAGGATATGGTGAAGATGTTTCTAGTGAAGAAGAAGAAACTTTTAGTTCTCTTGTTACAGCTAATGGGATAAATCTTCAAAAAAGTGGAGCAAAAGCTTATGTGTGCAAAAACGATGTTGATATAGATGAATATATAAATAATTTTGAAATCTATTTAGAAGAAAGAGAGGTTAGGTAA
- a CDS encoding AEC family transporter, translating into MENLIYSLNATVPVFLVIVVGYVLKQIGMLNDNFIEIANKFNFKVTLPILLLTDIGSTNIIKNFDGKYILFCAVVTSICFWSIWFFTKKFMKDSSMTGAFVQASFRGSASILGIAFIQNIYGNAGMAPMMIIGAVPLYNIYSVIVLTFESEDNRGGKDSIKKACINIIKNPIIIGILLGMIVSLLNIHFPKIIDKTLKNFAVMASPLALVTIGAGFEGTKALAKIKPTLAASFIKLVAQAAVFLPLAVYLGFRNQELVALIIMLGSPTTVSCYIMAKNMNNDGVLTSSIVVATTLLSAFTLTFWIFLLKSFKFIL; encoded by the coding sequence ATGGAGAACTTAATATACAGTTTAAATGCTACAGTACCGGTGTTTTTAGTTATTGTGGTAGGATATGTGTTAAAACAAATAGGAATGTTGAATGATAATTTCATAGAAATAGCTAATAAATTTAACTTTAAAGTTACTTTACCGATATTATTATTAACTGACATTGGATCAACTAATATAATTAAAAATTTTGATGGAAAGTACATATTGTTTTGTGCAGTAGTCACATCTATTTGTTTCTGGTCAATTTGGTTTTTTACTAAAAAATTTATGAAAGATTCTTCTATGACGGGAGCTTTTGTACAAGCATCTTTTCGTGGAAGTGCATCTATACTGGGAATTGCCTTTATTCAAAATATTTATGGAAATGCGGGAATGGCTCCTATGATGATTATAGGAGCTGTTCCACTTTACAATATATATTCTGTTATTGTACTTACTTTTGAAAGTGAAGACAACAGAGGAGGAAAAGATAGTATAAAAAAGGCATGTATCAATATTATAAAAAATCCCATTATCATTGGAATTTTGCTAGGAATGATAGTATCACTATTAAATATTCATTTTCCTAAAATAATAGACAAAACACTCAAAAATTTTGCAGTTATGGCATCTCCTTTGGCACTTGTAACTATTGGGGCTGGCTTTGAAGGAACAAAAGCCCTTGCAAAGATAAAACCAACTTTAGCAGCTTCCTTTATAAAACTGGTAGCTCAAGCTGCTGTATTTTTGCCACTAGCAGTATATTTGGGATTTAGAAATCAAGAACTTGTTGCTTTAATTATCATGCTTGGTTCTCCAACTACAGTAAGCTGTTATATAATGGCAAAGAATATGAACAATGATGGTGTTTTGACTTCAAGCATCGTTGTAGCAACTACTTTATTATCAGCGTTTACTCTAACTTTTTGGATTTTTCTATTAAAGAGCTTTAAATTTATTCTATAA
- a CDS encoding helix-turn-helix transcriptional regulator, whose protein sequence is MPTLKTKVKEYREKMNMKQSELAELIGVRRETIVHLENGRYNPSLKLAMDIAKVFNTSVEELFKFED, encoded by the coding sequence ATGCCAACTCTAAAAACAAAAGTAAAAGAATATAGAGAAAAAATGAATATGAAACAAAGTGAATTAGCAGAATTAATAGGGGTAAGAAGAGAAACCATTGTTCACCTTGAAAATGGTAGATATAATCCATCACTTAAACTGGCAATGGACATCGCAAAAGTATTCAATACTTCTGTGGAAGAATTATTTAAATTTGAAGATTAG
- a CDS encoding MarR family transcriptional regulator, protein MGGQSRMLTIVAENEGITQRQLAEIMDVRPASMTVMIGKMELFGLIERKQDAKDQRVMHIYITDSGRKAEEESRISTQQLVGSLFQSLSDEEVKQMLMITEKLSKSLNEGDSGDLQCRLHDHHRHHGFHKYYHESDDNLKHLFRNL, encoded by the coding sequence ATGGGAGGACAATCAAGAATGCTTACTATTGTTGCAGAAAATGAAGGTATTACTCAACGACAGCTTGCTGAAATCATGGATGTGAGACCTGCATCAATGACTGTGATGATAGGCAAGATGGAATTATTTGGACTTATTGAGCGTAAGCAAGATGCTAAAGATCAAAGAGTTATGCATATTTATATTACAGATAGTGGAAGAAAAGCCGAGGAGGAATCAAGAATTTCTACTCAACAGTTAGTTGGGTCCCTATTTCAAAGCCTTTCCGATGAAGAAGTAAAACAAATGCTTATGATTACTGAAAAATTATCTAAATCCCTTAATGAAGGTGACTCAGGTGATTTACAATGTAGACTTCATGATCATCATAGACATCATGGATTTCATAAATATTATCATGAGTCAGATGACAATCTTAAGCATTTGTTTAGGAATCTTTAA
- a CDS encoding transcriptional repressor, with translation MIPQEIQEKIRSIIQKKGCKLTSQRSAVLKAFFEKNYEHMTVEEVHYFSKSYCSKIGIATVYRCILYFEKIGVLRKIETNEKYGRYELVIPDEEFEHPHLVCVKCGKIIGAFDSEILKELDKQKKFIENIYDFKINSQSNIYYGICEACKGS, from the coding sequence ATGATACCACAGGAAATTCAAGAAAAAATAAGGTCTATAATTCAGAAAAAGGGATGCAAATTAACAAGTCAAAGGAGTGCAGTATTGAAGGCTTTTTTTGAGAAAAATTATGAACATATGACTGTTGAAGAGGTTCATTATTTTTCAAAAAGTTATTGTAGTAAGATTGGAATTGCCACTGTATATAGGTGTATACTTTATTTTGAAAAAATTGGTGTGCTGAGAAAAATTGAAACTAATGAGAAGTATGGAAGATATGAATTGGTAATTCCAGATGAAGAATTTGAGCATCCACATTTAGTTTGTGTAAAATGTGGAAAAATAATTGGAGCCTTTGATAGTGAAATTTTAAAAGAATTGGACAAACAGAAAAAGTTTATTGAAAATATATATGACTTTAAAATTAACAGCCAGAGTAATATTTATTATGGAATTTGTGAAGCATGTAAAGGTTCATGA
- a CDS encoding PhzF family phenazine biosynthesis protein: MKYYVADAFTDEVFKGNPAGVCVLDKWLQDDIMQKIAAENNLSETAFVVKGENKNEYELRWFTPKAEIDLCGHATLGTSYVVSNYVDVGTDKMIFHTVSGILEVNRKSDLYEMDFPTREPKKVQIPETISDIIGVKPIETYLSRDLFVVVETEEQVKNLVPNFSKMIELEDGSGVIVTAKGSDVDFVSRCFYPKFGVNEDPVTGSAHSNLIPFWSKRLNKDKMIAKQLSKRGGTLYCEFCGDRVKISGRASLYMVGNINI, encoded by the coding sequence ATGAAATATTATGTGGCTGATGCTTTTACGGATGAAGTGTTTAAGGGAAATCCGGCAGGGGTATGTGTATTAGATAAATGGCTGCAGGATGATATAATGCAAAAAATTGCAGCAGAAAACAATTTGTCAGAAACAGCTTTTGTAGTTAAAGGTGAAAATAAAAATGAATATGAACTAAGGTGGTTTACGCCAAAGGCAGAAATAGATTTATGTGGACACGCTACACTGGGGACTTCCTATGTTGTTTCCAATTATGTAGATGTTGGAACAGATAAAATGATATTCCATACTGTAAGTGGAATACTTGAAGTCAATCGTAAAAGTGATTTATATGAAATGGATTTCCCTACAAGAGAGCCTAAAAAAGTTCAAATACCAGAAACAATTTCGGATATCATTGGGGTGAAACCTATAGAAACATATTTATCAAGGGATTTATTTGTAGTAGTTGAAACAGAAGAGCAGGTTAAAAATTTAGTTCCTAATTTTTCTAAAATGATAGAATTAGAAGATGGCTCAGGGGTTATCGTAACTGCGAAGGGCAGTGATGTTGATTTTGTATCCCGCTGTTTCTATCCCAAATTTGGTGTAAATGAAGATCCCGTAACAGGCTCTGCGCACAGCAATTTAATACCCTTTTGGTCAAAAAGATTGAATAAAGATAAGATGATAGCAAAACAGTTGTCAAAACGCGGCGGAACATTATATTGTGAATTTTGTGGTGACAGGGTTAAAATAAGTGGAAGAGCTTCACTATATATGGTGGGAAATATAAACATATAG
- a CDS encoding DUF1848 domain-containing protein, translated as MILSVSRRTDIPAFYSDWFFNRMKEEFVLVKNPFNSKQVSKVILNPKIIDCIVFWTKNPKKMIKRLDEIKEYNYYFQFTLNSYDKTLETNVPEKKYLINTFIELSKRIGKDRVIWRYDPIILTDKFTRDYHYKWFKYLAKRLCPYTNKCVISFLDLYRKSERNLKEINILQIDKDDMFELAEKFSKIAFKYNMTIETCSEEIDLSKFNIKHGKCIDDRLISKIAGEKLSIDKDPNQRKVCGCVKSIDIGAYNTCNHGCLYCYANFNRDAAEKNLLKHNKKSPLLIGELCGDEKIIDRKMKSYRDSQLSFL; from the coding sequence ATGATATTAAGTGTAAGCAGAAGAACAGATATACCAGCTTTTTATAGTGATTGGTTTTTCAATAGAATGAAGGAAGAATTTGTGTTAGTCAAGAATCCGTTTAATTCAAAGCAAGTGAGTAAAGTGATTTTAAATCCTAAAATAATAGATTGTATAGTATTTTGGACCAAAAATCCTAAAAAAATGATAAAGAGATTGGATGAAATTAAGGAATATAATTATTATTTCCAATTCACTTTAAATTCATATGATAAGACACTAGAGACAAATGTTCCAGAGAAAAAATATTTGATAAACACATTTATAGAATTATCAAAACGAATTGGTAAGGATAGAGTTATATGGAGGTATGATCCTATAATATTAACGGATAAGTTTACAAGGGATTACCATTATAAGTGGTTTAAATATCTTGCGAAAAGATTATGTCCATATACAAATAAGTGTGTTATCAGTTTCTTAGATTTATACAGGAAATCAGAGCGAAATTTAAAAGAAATAAACATTTTACAGATAGATAAGGACGATATGTTTGAGTTAGCAGAGAAATTTTCAAAAATAGCTTTTAAATATAATATGACTATTGAAACTTGTTCCGAGGAAATAGATCTATCAAAATTCAATATTAAGCATGGAAAATGTATAGATGATAGATTGATTTCTAAGATAGCTGGGGAAAAGCTATCTATAGATAAAGATCCAAATCAGAGGAAAGTTTGTGGATGTGTAAAGAGCATTGATATAGGAGCTTATAATACATGTAATCATGGTTGTTTATACTGCTATGCAAATTTCAATAGAGATGCTGCTGAAAAGAATTTATTGAAGCATAATAAAAAGTCTCCTCTACTGATTGGTGAGCTATGTGGAGATGAAAAGATTATAGATAGAAAGATGAAATCATATAGAGATAGTCAGTTATCTTTTTTATAA
- a CDS encoding response regulator transcription factor encodes MNEKILLVDDEKSILDVLTYALKREGYLVERAYDGKEALHKVDIFNPHIVILDLMLPVMNGYDVCKKLENKNIGIIMLTAKEDIVDKILGLEFGADDYMTKPFDIRELLARIKSLVRRLNKTIDEKKNIGVIKINDLIINKKKRTVSIKNILIELTSMEFDLLYLLLSNPGIVYSREQLLNIIWNMDYVGGTRTVDTHIQRVRKKLGDSYQDLIQTVYGIGYKGVDELFEGGN; translated from the coding sequence GTGAATGAAAAAATACTTTTAGTAGATGATGAAAAGAGCATTTTAGATGTACTGACTTATGCATTAAAAAGAGAAGGATATTTAGTAGAAAGAGCTTATGATGGAAAGGAAGCACTTCATAAAGTAGATATTTTTAATCCGCACATAGTAATTTTGGATTTAATGCTCCCTGTAATGAATGGATACGATGTTTGTAAAAAGTTAGAAAACAAAAATATTGGGATTATCATGCTTACAGCAAAAGAAGATATTGTGGACAAGATACTTGGTCTTGAATTTGGAGCAGATGATTATATGACGAAACCCTTTGATATAAGGGAACTTCTTGCAAGAATCAAGTCACTTGTAAGGAGACTTAATAAAACTATTGATGAAAAAAAGAATATTGGTGTCATAAAAATAAATGATCTTATTATTAATAAGAAAAAGAGAACTGTAAGTATAAAGAATATTTTGATAGAGCTTACTTCTATGGAATTTGACCTGCTGTATTTGCTCCTTTCAAATCCAGGCATAGTATATTCTAGAGAACAGCTTTTAAATATAATATGGAATATGGATTATGTTGGAGGAACACGAACTGTAGATACACACATTCAAAGAGTAAGGAAAAAGTTAGGTGATAGTTATCAGGATTTAATACAAACCGTTTATGGTATTGGATATAAAGGGGTTGACGAATTATTTGAAGGTGGGAATTAA